From one Streptococcus oralis genomic stretch:
- a CDS encoding ABC transporter ATP-binding protein: MQNKKEQWVVLKRLMSYLKPYGLLTFLALSFLLATTVIKSVIPLVASHFIDQYLSNLNQLAVTVLLVYYGLYILQTLVQYIGNLLFARVSYSIVRDIRRDAFANMEKLGMSYFDKTPAGSIVSRLTNDTETISDMFSGILSSFISAVFIFLTTLYTMLVLDFRLTALVLLFLPLIFLLVNLYRKKSVKIIEKTRSLLSDINSKLAENIEGIRIIQAFNQEKRLQAEFDEINQEHLVYANRSVALDALFLRPAMSLLKLLGYAVLMAYFGYRGLSIGITAGTMYAFIQYINRLFDPLIEVTQNFSTLQTSMVSAGRVFALIDETTYEPLQKDGKAKVKEGNIRFEHVCFSYDGKHPILDDISFSVNKGETIAFVGHTGSGKSSIINVLMRFYEFQSGHVLLDDVDIRNYSQEELRKNIGLVLQDPFLYHGTIKSNIAMYQDLSDDQVQAAAAFVDADSFIQDLPQGYDAPVSERGSSFSTGQRQLLAFARTVASQPKILILDEATANIDSETESLVQDSLAKMRQGRTTIAIAHRLSTIQDANCIYVLDKGRIIESGTHEELLALGGTYHKMYSLQAGAMS, from the coding sequence ATGCAGAATAAGAAAGAACAATGGGTTGTATTGAAGCGCTTGATGTCTTATCTCAAGCCCTATGGCCTCCTGACCTTTTTGGCACTCAGTTTTCTCCTCGCGACGACGGTCATTAAAAGTGTCATTCCCCTTGTAGCTTCCCACTTTATCGACCAGTACCTCAGCAATCTCAACCAACTTGCTGTGACCGTTTTGCTGGTCTACTATGGTCTTTATATCCTACAAACTCTAGTTCAGTATATCGGCAATCTTCTCTTTGCGCGGGTTTCCTACAGTATTGTCAGAGATATTCGTCGGGATGCCTTTGCCAATATGGAGAAACTCGGCATGTCTTATTTTGACAAGACGCCAGCAGGTTCCATCGTCTCTCGTTTGACCAATGATACCGAGACCATCAGTGACATGTTTTCGGGAATTTTATCCAGCTTTATCTCAGCTGTTTTCATCTTTCTGACAACCCTGTATACCATGTTGGTGCTGGATTTTCGTTTGACAGCTTTAGTCTTGCTCTTTCTTCCCTTGATTTTCCTTTTGGTCAATCTCTATCGGAAAAAGTCAGTGAAAATCATCGAAAAAACCAGAAGTCTCTTGTCGGATATCAATAGTAAGCTGGCAGAGAATATCGAGGGAATCAGGATTATCCAGGCCTTTAATCAAGAGAAGCGCCTGCAGGCAGAATTTGATGAAATCAACCAAGAACACTTGGTCTATGCCAACCGATCTGTAGCCTTGGATGCCCTCTTTTTGCGTCCTGCCATGAGTTTGCTGAAACTCCTAGGCTACGCCGTTTTGATGGCTTACTTTGGTTACCGTGGTCTGTCTATCGGGATAACGGCCGGAACCATGTATGCCTTTATCCAGTACATCAACCGTCTCTTTGATCCCCTGATTGAGGTAACGCAAAACTTTTCAACCCTTCAAACGTCCATGGTATCTGCAGGTCGTGTCTTTGCCTTGATTGACGAAACGACCTATGAGCCTCTTCAAAAAGATGGGAAAGCTAAAGTCAAAGAAGGCAATATCCGTTTTGAACATGTGTGTTTCTCATATGATGGCAAACATCCGATTCTGGATGATATTTCCTTTTCAGTTAACAAGGGCGAAACCATTGCCTTTGTAGGTCATACAGGTTCTGGGAAATCTTCCATTATCAATGTCCTCATGCGTTTTTATGAATTTCAGTCAGGCCACGTTCTCTTGGATGATGTGGATATCAGGAACTACAGTCAGGAAGAGCTGAGAAAAAACATCGGTTTGGTCTTACAGGATCCCTTCCTCTATCACGGGACTATCAAGTCCAATATCGCCATGTACCAAGATCTTAGTGATGATCAGGTCCAGGCTGCAGCTGCCTTTGTCGATGCAGATTCCTTTATTCAGGACCTTCCGCAGGGTTATGATGCACCTGTTTCTGAGCGTGGTTCGAGCTTTTCTACTGGCCAACGCCAGCTTCTTGCCTTTGCTAGAACTGTCGCCAGTCAGCCTAAAATCCTGATTTTGGATGAAGCGACAGCCAATATTGACTCTGAAACAGAAAGTTTGGTTCAAGATTCCCTAGCTAAGATGAGACAGGGTCGGACGACCATTGCTATTGCTCATCGCCTTTCGACCATCCAAGACGCCAACTGCATCTACGTCTTGGACAAGGGGCGTATCATCGAGAGTGGAACCCATGAGGAACTCTTGGCCTTGGGAGGAACCTATCACAAAATGTATAGCTTGCAGGCTGGGGCCATGTCCTAA
- a CDS encoding xanthine phosphoribosyltransferase, with protein sequence MKLLEERILEDGHILGDNILKVDSFLTHQVDYRLMREIGKVFAEKFATAGITKVVTIEASGIAPAVFTAEALNVPMIFAKKAKNITMNEGILTAEVYSFTKQVTSTVSIAGKFLSPEDKVLIIDDFLANGQAAKGLIQIIEQAGAKVEAIGIVIEKSFQDGRDLLEKAGYPVLSLARLDRFENGQVVFKEADL encoded by the coding sequence ATGAAATTATTAGAAGAGCGCATCCTTGAGGATGGGCATATCTTGGGTGACAACATCCTCAAGGTAGATTCCTTTTTAACCCATCAAGTTGACTATCGTTTGATGCGGGAGATTGGTAAAGTTTTTGCGGAAAAATTCGCAACTGCTGGCATTACCAAGGTCGTAACCATTGAAGCGTCAGGTATTGCCCCAGCCGTTTTTACTGCCGAAGCTTTAAATGTTCCCATGATTTTCGCCAAGAAAGCTAAAAACATCACCATGAACGAAGGCATCTTAACTGCTGAGGTTTACTCCTTTACCAAGCAGGTGACCAGCACCGTTTCCATCGCTGGAAAATTCCTTTCACCAGAGGACAAGGTCTTGATTATCGATGATTTCCTAGCAAATGGACAAGCTGCCAAAGGCTTGATCCAAATCATCGAACAAGCCGGAGCAAAAGTTGAAGCGATTGGTATCGTGATTGAAAAATCTTTCCAAGATGGTCGTGATTTGCTTGAAAAAGCAGGGTATCCAGTCCTATCACTGGCCCGTTTGGATCGTTTCGAAAATGGTCAGGTCGTATTTAAGGAGGCAGATCTCTAA
- a CDS encoding DUF421 domain-containing protein, with protein sequence MTLNYMEILIKLALGLFSLVFVINVTGKGNLAPNSAIDQIQNYVLGGIIGGVIYNSSISILQYAVILMMWTILVLTLKWLNNNVRFVKRLIDGKPTLLIKNGQIDPEACRSVGLSAAEVALKLRSQGIFQMKQVKCAVQEQNGQLIVVQIGDENPKYPVVTDGVIQVDVLESIGRSEEWLLDNLSKQGHDNVANIFIAEYDKGAVTVVTYE encoded by the coding sequence ATGACACTCAATTATATGGAAATTTTAATCAAACTGGCCCTGGGTCTTTTCTCTCTTGTTTTTGTTATTAATGTGACAGGAAAGGGGAATCTAGCACCTAACTCTGCTATAGACCAAATTCAGAACTATGTTCTTGGTGGTATCATCGGTGGGGTGATTTACAATAGTTCAATCAGTATTCTGCAGTACGCAGTGATTTTGATGATGTGGACGATTTTGGTCTTGACCCTCAAGTGGCTCAATAACAATGTTCGTTTTGTCAAACGCTTGATTGATGGAAAACCAACTCTCCTTATCAAAAATGGGCAGATTGACCCAGAAGCCTGTCGTTCAGTTGGTTTGTCTGCAGCAGAAGTTGCTCTCAAACTTCGTAGCCAAGGGATTTTCCAGATGAAACAGGTCAAATGCGCTGTGCAGGAGCAAAATGGCCAACTCATCGTGGTCCAAATAGGAGATGAAAATCCTAAGTATCCAGTTGTGACTGACGGTGTGATCCAAGTCGATGTTTTGGAATCGATTGGCCGTAGCGAAGAGTGGCTGCTTGATAATCTAAGCAAACAAGGACATGACAATGTGGCCAATATCTTTATCGCTGAGTATGACAAGGGTGCCGTCACAGTTGTAACCTATGAATAA
- a CDS encoding bleomycin resistance protein: MDYQAIIPEFVVSDIEKSRHFYCDLLGFSVEYERPEEKFLFLSLEDCQLMLEEGSAEELAQLTYPFGRGVNISFGIADVPQLHQKMLEADYPIHRPLTKREFRVGDSFIYPHEFAILDPDGYFLRFSE, from the coding sequence ATGGACTATCAAGCTATCATTCCTGAATTTGTAGTATCTGACATCGAAAAATCACGCCACTTCTACTGCGACTTGTTGGGATTCTCTGTCGAATACGAGCGCCCCGAGGAGAAATTTCTCTTTCTCTCTCTTGAAGACTGCCAGCTCATGTTAGAAGAAGGCAGCGCAGAAGAATTAGCCCAACTGACCTATCCTTTCGGGCGCGGTGTCAATATTTCCTTTGGCATTGCAGATGTTCCTCAGCTCCACCAAAAAATGCTGGAAGCTGACTATCCTATCCATCGTCCCCTGACAAAAAGAGAATTTCGAGTGGGAGATAGCTTTATTTACCCTCATGAATTTGCGATTTTGGATCCAGATGGTTATTTTCTAAGATTTAGCGAATAG
- a CDS encoding sugar transferase encodes MLKWEDLPVEMQSSEVKSYYQLVSKRKGSLVFKRCLDWVLALFLLLLTSPVFLVLSIWIKLDSKGPVIYKQERVTQYNRRFKIWKFRTMVTDADKKGSLVTSANDSRITKVGNFIRRVRLDELPQLVNVLKGEMSFVGTRPEVPRYTEQYSPEMMATLLLPAGITSPASINYKDEDTIISQMTEKGLSVDQAYVEHVLPEKMRYNLAYLREFSFLGDIKIMFQTVFEVLK; translated from the coding sequence ATGCTGAAATGGGAAGACCTACCCGTGGAAATGCAATCAAGCGAGGTTAAGTCTTACTACCAGCTTGTCTCTAAAAGGAAAGGTTCGCTGGTTTTCAAGCGTTGCCTGGACTGGGTTCTGGCCCTGTTTTTGCTACTTTTGACCTCTCCCGTCTTTCTTGTCTTGAGCATTTGGATCAAGTTGGATAGCAAGGGGCCTGTCATTTACAAGCAAGAGCGCGTGACCCAGTATAATCGTCGGTTCAAGATTTGGAAGTTCCGTACTATGGTAACGGATGCGGATAAAAAAGGAAGTCTGGTGACTTCTGCTAACGATAGTCGCATTACCAAGGTTGGAAATTTCATCCGCCGTGTGCGTTTGGACGAACTACCTCAGCTGGTCAATGTCCTTAAAGGCGAAATGTCCTTTGTAGGGACCCGTCCTGAAGTGCCACGTTACACAGAGCAGTATAGTCCTGAAATGATGGCGACCTTGCTCTTGCCAGCAGGAATCACCTCTCCAGCCAGTATCAACTACAAGGATGAGGACACCATCATCAGTCAGATGACAGAGAAAGGTCTGTCGGTTGACCAGGCCTATGTCGAACATGTCCTTCCTGAAAAGATGCGCTATAATCTCGCCTATCTCCGAGAGTTTAGTTTCCTTGGAGACATCAAAATCATGTTTCAAACCGTGTTTGAAGTACTAAAATAA
- a CDS encoding exodeoxyribonuclease III, with protein sequence MKLISWNIDSLNAALTSDSARAKLSQEVLQTLVAENADIIAIQETKLSAKGPTKKHLEILEELFPGYENTWRSSQEPARKGYAGTMFLYKKELTPTISFPEIGAPSTMDLEGRIITLEFDEFFVTQVYTPNAGDGLKRLEERQVWDVKYAEYLAELDKEKPVLATGDYNVAHNEIDLANPASNRRSPGFTDEERAGFTNLLATGFTDTFRHIHGDVPERYTWWAQRSKTSKINNTGWRIDYWLTSNRVADKVTKSDMIDSGARQDHTPIVMEIEL encoded by the coding sequence ATGAAACTTATCTCATGGAATATTGATTCCCTAAACGCTGCCCTAACTAGTGACTCAGCTCGTGCCAAATTGTCCCAAGAAGTCCTACAAACCTTGGTCGCTGAAAATGCTGATATCATCGCTATCCAAGAAACCAAGCTTTCTGCCAAGGGTCCTACAAAGAAACACTTGGAAATTTTAGAGGAACTCTTCCCAGGTTACGAAAACACGTGGCGCTCTTCCCAAGAACCTGCCCGTAAAGGCTATGCTGGAACCATGTTCCTCTATAAGAAAGAACTTACGCCTACTATCAGCTTCCCAGAAATCGGTGCCCCTTCTACCATGGACTTGGAAGGCCGTATCATCACTCTAGAATTTGATGAATTTTTCGTAACCCAAGTTTACACTCCAAACGCTGGCGACGGTCTCAAACGCTTGGAAGAACGTCAAGTCTGGGATGTCAAATATGCGGAGTATTTGGCTGAACTAGACAAAGAAAAACCAGTCCTTGCGACCGGTGACTACAACGTAGCCCACAATGAAATCGACCTTGCAAATCCTGCTAGCAACCGCCGTTCACCTGGATTTACCGACGAGGAACGTGCTGGATTTACCAACCTCTTGGCAACTGGATTTACGGATACCTTCCGCCACATTCACGGCGATGTTCCAGAACGCTACACTTGGTGGGCACAACGCAGCAAGACTTCTAAAATCAACAATACAGGCTGGAGAATCGACTACTGGCTGACAAGCAACCGCGTGGCTGACAAGGTGACCAAGTCTGATATGATTGACTCAGGTGCGCGCCAAGACCACACACCCATTGTCATGGAGATTGAGCTCTAA
- a CDS encoding DegT/DnrJ/EryC1/StrS family aminotransferase — MPNYNIPFSPPDITEAEIAEVADTLRSGWITTGPKTKELERRLSQYTQTPKTVCLNSATAALELILRVLEVGPGDEVIVPAMTYTASCSVITHVGATPVMVDIQADTFEMDYDLLEQAITEKTKVIIPVELAGIVCDYDRLLQVVEKKRDLFTAASKWQKAFNRIVIVSDSAHALGSTYKGQPAGSIADFTSFSFHAVKNFTTAEGGSATWKANPAIDDEEMYKEFQILSLHGQTKDALAKMQLGSWEYDIVTPAYKCNMTDIMASIGLVQLDRYPALLERRKDIVDRYDRGFAGSRIRPLAHKTDSVESSRHLYITHVEGASLEERNHIIQELAKAGIASNVHYKPLPLLTAYKNLGFDMADYPRAYAFFENEITLPLHTKLSDEEVDYIVQTLVRISEEILGSGKK; from the coding sequence ATGCCAAATTACAATATTCCATTTTCACCTCCCGATATTACCGAAGCTGAAATTGCTGAAGTAGCGGATACCCTTCGTTCTGGTTGGATCACAACAGGTCCGAAGACAAAAGAACTGGAGCGCCGCTTGTCTCAATACACACAGACACCTAAGACTGTCTGCCTCAACTCTGCGACAGCCGCTCTTGAGTTGATTTTGCGTGTTTTGGAAGTGGGACCTGGGGATGAAGTCATCGTTCCAGCTATGACTTATACAGCTTCATGTAGTGTTATCACACACGTAGGAGCGACACCTGTCATGGTGGATATTCAAGCAGATACGTTTGAGATGGACTATGACTTGCTTGAGCAAGCCATCACTGAAAAGACTAAGGTGATTATTCCGGTTGAGCTTGCAGGGATTGTTTGCGACTATGATCGTTTGCTCCAAGTGGTGGAGAAGAAACGGGACCTCTTTACAGCTGCTAGCAAGTGGCAAAAAGCCTTTAACCGTATCGTAATTGTCTCAGATAGTGCCCATGCTTTGGGATCTACTTATAAAGGACAACCAGCTGGATCTATCGCTGACTTTACTTCCTTCTCATTCCACGCCGTTAAGAACTTTACAACGGCTGAGGGAGGAAGTGCGACTTGGAAAGCCAATCCAGCGATTGATGACGAAGAGATGTACAAGGAGTTCCAAATCCTTTCCCTTCACGGTCAAACAAAGGATGCTCTTGCCAAGATGCAATTGGGTTCATGGGAGTACGATATCGTCACACCAGCCTACAAGTGCAATATGACCGATATCATGGCTTCGATTGGTTTGGTACAATTGGACCGTTACCCAGCTTTGCTAGAACGTCGTAAGGACATCGTGGACCGCTATGATCGTGGTTTTGCAGGTTCTCGCATCCGTCCATTGGCACACAAGACTGATAGTGTCGAATCTTCACGCCACCTCTACATCACCCATGTAGAAGGAGCAAGTTTAGAAGAACGCAACCACATCATCCAAGAATTGGCCAAAGCAGGAATTGCAAGTAATGTACACTATAAACCGCTTCCTCTCCTGACAGCCTATAAGAATCTTGGTTTCGATATGGCAGATTATCCAAGAGCCTATGCCTTCTTTGAAAATGAAATTACGCTTCCTCTTCATACAAAATTAAGCGATGAAGAAGTTGATTACATCGTTCAGACTTTGGTGAGAATTTCTGAAGAAATCCTCGGTTCTGGAAAAAAATAA
- the trpB gene encoding tryptophan synthase subunit beta: MTTKGYFGQFGGSFVPEPIQALLDELEMTFDKYKDDPEFLAEFRHYLKDYSGRETPLYFAESLTDHLGGAKIYLKREDLNHLGSHKLNNVLGQILLAKRMGKKRVIAETGAGQHGVATAAAAAKFGMACDVYMGAEDVERQRLNVFRMEMMGATVHAVETGTRTLKDAVDAAFGAWMNDLEAFYVLGSAVGPHPYPTIVHEFQKVISEESRRQILEKEGRLPDYVIACVGGGSNAIGAFSQYVADEEVKLVGVEAAGHGLDTDKHAATMTKGSVGIVDGMKTYAVFKEDGELAPVYSISAGLDYPGVGPEHAYFKDSGRVEYVAATDEEAVQALLLLSKTEGIIPAIESSHAIAEAVKRAPKLSKDDIIIINVSGRGDKDVAAIADYLEAKK; this comes from the coding sequence ATGACAACTAAAGGTTATTTTGGACAATTTGGTGGTAGTTTTGTACCGGAGCCGATTCAGGCTTTGTTGGATGAGTTGGAAATGACATTTGACAAATACAAGGATGATCCAGAGTTTTTGGCAGAATTTCGCCATTACTTGAAGGATTATTCAGGTCGTGAAACACCGCTTTATTTTGCGGAAAGTTTGACAGATCACTTAGGTGGCGCTAAGATTTATCTCAAGCGCGAAGATCTTAACCACCTTGGTTCTCACAAACTTAACAACGTTTTAGGACAAATTCTTCTTGCCAAACGTATGGGCAAAAAACGAGTGATTGCGGAAACAGGAGCTGGTCAGCACGGTGTTGCGACAGCAGCAGCTGCAGCTAAGTTTGGTATGGCTTGTGATGTCTACATGGGGGCAGAAGATGTGGAGCGTCAACGTCTCAATGTTTTCCGCATGGAGATGATGGGAGCAACTGTTCACGCGGTTGAAACGGGGACACGAACTCTCAAGGATGCGGTCGATGCAGCCTTTGGAGCATGGATGAATGACCTTGAAGCCTTCTATGTTTTGGGATCGGCTGTGGGACCTCACCCTTATCCTACTATTGTCCATGAGTTTCAAAAGGTCATCAGTGAAGAATCTCGTCGTCAAATCTTGGAAAAAGAAGGCCGTTTACCAGACTACGTCATTGCCTGTGTAGGTGGTGGTTCCAATGCTATCGGTGCTTTTTCACAGTATGTGGCTGATGAAGAAGTCAAATTGGTTGGGGTCGAAGCTGCCGGTCACGGACTTGACACAGACAAGCATGCAGCCACTATGACAAAGGGTAGTGTCGGAATTGTCGATGGTATGAAGACCTATGCAGTCTTTAAGGAAGACGGAGAGCTGGCGCCAGTTTACTCTATCTCAGCTGGTTTGGACTATCCAGGGGTTGGCCCAGAACACGCCTACTTTAAAGATTCAGGTCGCGTGGAATATGTGGCAGCGACAGACGAAGAAGCTGTTCAAGCCTTGCTCCTTCTTAGTAAGACAGAAGGGATTATCCCAGCGATTGAAAGTTCGCACGCCATCGCAGAAGCGGTTAAACGTGCACCGAAACTAAGTAAAGATGACATTATCATCATCAATGTCTCTGGTCGTGGAGACAAGGACGTAGCTGCGATTGCAGACTACCTAGAAGCTAAGAAATAA
- a CDS encoding ABC transporter ATP-binding protein: MSIIQKLWWFFKLEKRRYLVGIVALVLVSVLNLIPPMVMGRVIDAITSEQLTQQDLLLDLFYLLLAAFGMYYLRYVWRMYILGTSYRLGQIMRSRLFEHFTKMSPAFYQTYRTGDLMAHATNDINALTRLAGGGVMSAVDASITALVTLLTMLFSISWQMTLVAILPLPFMAYATSRLGRKTHKAFGESQAAFSELNNKVQESVSGIKVTKSFGYQADELMSFQTVNELTFQKNLQTMKYDSLFDPMVLLFVGSSYVLTLLVGSLMVQKGQITVGNLVTFISYLDMLVWPLMAIGFLFNITQRGKVSYQRIEELLSQESPVKDPEFPLDGIENGRLEYAIDSFAFENEETLTDIHFSLEKGQTLGLVGQTGSGKTSLIKLLLREYDVDKGAIYLNDHDIRDYRLTDLRGLMGYVPQDQFLFATSILDNIRFGNPNLPLSAVEEATKLAQVYKDIVDMPQGFDTLIGEKGVSLSGGQKQRLAMSRAMILDPDILILDDSLSAVDAKTEYAIIDNLKETRKNKTTIITAHRLSAVVHADLILVLQNGQIIERGTHEDLLALDGWYAQTYQSQQLEMKGEEDAE; this comes from the coding sequence ATGTCCATTATTCAAAAACTTTGGTGGTTTTTCAAGTTAGAAAAACGCCGTTATTTAGTCGGGATTGTGGCTCTGGTCTTGGTTTCCGTCCTCAATCTCATTCCCCCTATGGTTATGGGGCGGGTCATTGATGCCATCACATCGGAGCAATTAACCCAGCAGGACCTTCTTCTTGACCTATTTTACTTGCTCCTTGCAGCCTTTGGGATGTATTATCTGCGCTATGTTTGGCGTATGTATATCCTCGGAACCTCCTACCGTTTGGGGCAGATTATGCGGTCTCGCTTATTTGAGCATTTCACAAAAATGTCTCCAGCCTTTTATCAGACCTATCGAACGGGAGACCTGATGGCACACGCTACAAATGATATCAATGCCTTAACCCGTCTGGCAGGCGGCGGTGTTATGTCTGCGGTGGATGCTTCCATCACGGCGCTGGTGACTTTGCTGACCATGCTTTTTAGCATTTCTTGGCAGATGACTCTTGTTGCTATTCTTCCCCTGCCTTTCATGGCTTATGCGACTAGTCGTCTAGGGAGAAAGACCCACAAGGCCTTTGGTGAATCACAGGCTGCCTTTTCTGAACTCAATAATAAGGTGCAGGAGTCTGTATCAGGTATTAAAGTGACCAAGTCTTTCGGGTATCAGGCGGACGAGTTGATGTCCTTTCAGACAGTCAATGAATTGACCTTCCAAAAGAATCTCCAAACCATGAAATACGATAGTCTCTTTGACCCCATGGTTCTCTTGTTTGTTGGTTCGTCCTATGTTTTAACTCTCTTGGTCGGCTCTTTGATGGTTCAGAAAGGGCAAATCACGGTTGGGAATCTGGTCACCTTTATCAGCTACTTGGATATGCTAGTTTGGCCTCTTATGGCCATTGGTTTCCTCTTTAATATCACTCAGCGAGGCAAGGTTTCTTACCAACGGATTGAGGAACTTTTATCTCAGGAATCACCTGTAAAAGACCCTGAGTTTCCTCTGGACGGTATTGAAAATGGACGTTTGGAGTACGCTATTGACAGCTTTGCCTTTGAAAATGAGGAGACACTGACGGATATTCACTTTAGTTTAGAAAAAGGACAAACCCTAGGCTTGGTCGGACAGACAGGCTCTGGGAAAACGTCCTTGATTAAGCTCCTCTTGCGTGAATACGATGTGGATAAGGGAGCTATTTATCTAAACGATCACGATATTCGTGATTATCGTCTGACAGACCTTCGTGGTCTCATGGGCTATGTCCCTCAAGATCAGTTTCTCTTTGCGACCTCTATCTTAGACAATATCCGCTTCGGCAATCCTAATTTGCCCCTTTCAGCGGTCGAGGAAGCGACTAAACTAGCTCAAGTTTATAAAGATATTGTGGACATGCCTCAGGGATTTGATACGCTGATCGGTGAAAAGGGAGTCAGTCTCTCAGGTGGTCAAAAGCAACGTCTGGCTATGAGTAGGGCTATGATTTTAGACCCTGATATCTTAATTTTAGATGATTCCTTGTCCGCCGTGGATGCCAAGACAGAGTATGCGATTATCGACAATCTCAAGGAGACGCGGAAGAATAAGACAACCATTATCACAGCCCATCGTCTCAGTGCAGTCGTCCATGCAGATTTGATTTTAGTCCTGCAAAATGGCCAAATCATAGAACGCGGTACACACGAAGACCTGCTAGCTTTAGATGGCTGGTATGCCCAAACCTACCAGTCTCAGCAATTGGAAATGAAAGGAGAAGAAGATGCAGAATAA
- a CDS encoding DUF3290 family protein: MKFYSYDYVLSQISQQNGIMIGFGIVLLAITGFFAFKAYRDKKGTKFRELVMILALTLVAMLLVTISKYQTNQASNNQFQTSLHFIEVVSKDLGVDKSEVYVNTSADTDGALIKVGSNFYRAMNGSQPDKYLLEKLELHQTDAIELVEVNK; encoded by the coding sequence ATGAAATTTTACTCATATGACTATGTACTTAGCCAAATCAGTCAGCAAAATGGCATCATGATTGGCTTTGGAATTGTTCTCCTAGCTATCACAGGATTTTTTGCTTTTAAAGCCTATCGAGATAAAAAGGGGACTAAGTTTCGGGAATTGGTCATGATTTTGGCCTTGACCTTGGTGGCCATGCTTTTGGTGACAATCTCAAAATACCAGACCAATCAAGCCTCTAACAACCAATTTCAAACTTCCCTTCATTTCATAGAGGTTGTTTCCAAAGACTTGGGGGTGGATAAATCAGAAGTTTATGTCAATACTTCTGCCGACACTGATGGAGCACTTATCAAGGTAGGTTCAAATTTCTATCGTGCCATGAACGGGAGCCAACCAGACAAGTATCTTTTAGAGAAATTAGAATTGCATCAAACAGACGCTATTGAATTGGTGGAGGTAAACAAATGA